Proteins encoded by one window of Rhizophagus irregularis chromosome 31, complete sequence:
- a CDS encoding Ran-binding protein 9: protein MGGEQNLPSYLKNSPLTLCNKHDTLPFILPNRMNKKDCSTNVTVVDDDGLIVHYNGLGARDADSGIVRSNYPIPDKVGIFYFEVEIISKGRDGLIGVGFCEKEVPLDRLPGWESKSFGYHGDDGNKFESTGTGAPYGPLFTTGDTIGCAINFFSKKAFYTKNGKNLGVAFQNLPGNDYYPTVGLRTRGEKVKFNFGLEPFKFNIEDYAETIFEIEKNNHQNEITQWYDNLIINQQQQPEVDNIE from the exons ATGGGAGGAGAACAAAATTTACCTTCTTATCTAAAAAATAGTCCTTTAACATTATGTAATAAACATGATACTTTACCTTTTATTTTGCCAAATAGAATGAACAAAAAGGATTGTTCTACTAATGTTACTGTTGTTGATGATGATGGATTAATTGTACATTATAatg GATTGGGGGCGAGAGATGCTGACTCAGGTATTGTAAGATCGAATTATCCTATTCCTGATAAAGttggaatattttatttcgaagttgaaattattagtaaaggAAGAGATGG aTTGATCGGGGTCGGATTTTGCGAAAAAGAAGTTCCATTAGACCGATTACCag GATGGGAATCAAAATCTTTTGGATATCATGGAGATGAtggaaataaatttgaatctACCGGTACAGGAGCTCCATATGGTCCTCTGTTTACTACTGGTGATACAATTGGTTGTgcgattaatttttttagtaaaaaagctttttatactaaaaatggaaaaaatttgg GTGTTGCTTTTCAAAATCTACCAGGTAATGATTATTATCCCACAGTCGGATTAAGAACTAGAGgtgaaaaagttaaatttaattttggactagaaccatttaaatttaatattgaagaTTATGCTGAG acaatatttgaaattgaaaaaaataatcatcaaAATGAGATTACCCAATggtatgataatttaattataaatcaacAACAGCAGCCAGAGGTAGATAACATCGAATAG
- a CDS encoding Ran-binding protein 9 variant 2 produces MNKKDCSTNVTVVDDDGLIVHYNGLGARDADSGIVRSNYPIPDKVGIFYFEVEIISKGRDGLIGVGFCEKEVPLDRLPGWESKSFGYHGDDGNKFESTGTGAPYGPLFTTGDTIGCAINFFSKKAFYTKNGKNLGVAFQNLPGNDYYPTVGLRTRGEKVKFNFGLEPFKFNIEDYAETIFEIEKNNHQNEITQWYDNLIINQQQQPEVDNIE; encoded by the exons ATGAACAAAAAGGATTGTTCTACTAATGTTACTGTTGTTGATGATGATGGATTAATTGTACATTATAatg GATTGGGGGCGAGAGATGCTGACTCAGGTATTGTAAGATCGAATTATCCTATTCCTGATAAAGttggaatattttatttcgaagttgaaattattagtaaaggAAGAGATGG aTTGATCGGGGTCGGATTTTGCGAAAAAGAAGTTCCATTAGACCGATTACCag GATGGGAATCAAAATCTTTTGGATATCATGGAGATGAtggaaataaatttgaatctACCGGTACAGGAGCTCCATATGGTCCTCTGTTTACTACTGGTGATACAATTGGTTGTgcgattaatttttttagtaaaaaagctttttatactaaaaatggaaaaaatttgg GTGTTGCTTTTCAAAATCTACCAGGTAATGATTATTATCCCACAGTCGGATTAAGAACTAGAGgtgaaaaagttaaatttaattttggactagaaccatttaaatttaatattgaagaTTATGCTGAG acaatatttgaaattgaaaaaaataatcatcaaAATGAGATTACCCAATggtatgataatttaattataaatcaacAACAGCAGCCAGAGGTAGATAACATCGAATAG